A section of the Bacillota bacterium genome encodes:
- a CDS encoding P-loop NTPase — protein MRVAIASGKGGTGKTTVAVNLAHVLAQEEPVQFIDCDVEEPNAHFFLKPS, from the coding sequence CAATAGCCAGCGGTAAGGGCGGAACAGGCAAGACAACTGTAGCGGTAAACTTAGCGCATGTGCTGGCTCAAGAAGAGCCGGTGCAGTTTATTGATTGTGATGTGGAAGAGCCGAACGCCCATTTTTTCCTTAAGCCGTCTT